From the Saccharomonospora marina XMU15 genome, the window GCAGCACCACGCCGTCGACCATCGACAGCCCGCGCTCCACCTCGCCGCCGAAGTCGGCGTGACCGGGAGTGTCGATGACGTTGATCGTCACGGGACCGTCGGGGGTCTGCCTTCGGATGGCGGTGTTCTTGGCCAGGATCGTGATGCCCTTCTCCCGCTCGAGTTCCCCGGAGTCGAGCACCCGGTCGACGGGTTCCGATCGTTCCTCGAACGCTCCCGACTGCCGCAGCATCGCGTCGACCAGCGTGGTCTTGCCGTGGTCGACGTGCGCGACGATAGCGATGTTGCGCAGGTCCGTCCTGGTCCTCGCGGCGGCGGCTGTGGGCACGCGTGAGCTCCCTGGTGCGAAAAAGGGTGGAATGACCAGCGGGCTGTCGCCCGAGCTGGGATCTCGACCAGGATAGCCGCGCCGCGTGCCCTACCGACCGGCAGTGCCGGTCGTGCACCGGCACCATGGTGGCTGAGCTGGGCAAACGCGCTCAGTGTGTGATGGACTCGTTCAGCTCGCGCAGTTGCGCCGCCGTTCTCGTCACGACGAAATCGATCACCTCGTGGTGGGCGAGGTTCGCCAGCGCCAGCGGGTCCGACGCGAGCACGGCGTCGAGCTTGCCGCGCGGCATGGGCCTGGCCAGCAACACCTCACCGAGGTGCGCCTCCCGCCGCCCCGAAGCGAGCAGGTACTCGTGCTCGTACTGCTTGGCGAGCCATTCCACATGGTCGGGCAGCGCGTAGTCGATCTCCTGCAGCGGCGCCGTGTAGGTCAGCAAGACGACGTACATGCCACCACGGTAAGGCCGCTGGGCACGGTCGGCAGTGGTCGAAGCGGGCGCCGCAGCACGGGTCGGTCGTACGCGGCAGCCGCCGCAACTTGCGGTTTCTCGGCGCTGTCACTGTGCTCATCGGCTCAGCGCGGGTAGGGCGCGCACAGCAGCCGCCGCAACTCGGGCACGAGCACCCGATCGGCAGGCAGCCAGTCGAGTTCGGCCAGCCCGGCCATGTCCACCCACCGCAGCGCCCTGTGCTCGATCGCCCGCGGCCGGGCAGAGGCGCTGACCAGCGTCGCGGCGAACACCCGCAGCACCTTGCCCGCCGACAGCGGCACGTCGGCACCGAGGCGGCCGTGCACGATCACCTCGACACCGAGTTCCTCGACACACTCCCGGCGCAGAGCCTCGCGCTCGGTCTCGCCCGCCTCCACCCGACCACCCGGCAGCTCCCACCGGCCCGCCATGTCAGCGGGGTAGGCGCGCTGCTGCGCCAGCACGGCCTGGCCACGCACGAGTGCGGCTCCGACGATCACTGCGGGTTCCATGGCTCACGACAACCTACCGGCACCCTGCTCGCGGTAGCGGCGCCAGCTCACCTGGAACCGCGCCCCAGCCTCGGGTGACTCGCCGACCAGCACCTGCCCGCCCCTTCGTCGCACCGCCTCGGCGACGAGCGCCAGGCCCAGCCCCGCTCCACCCGAGCTGCGCGCCCTGTCGTCGGAGATCCGGTAGAAGCGGTCGAACACCCGCTCGCGATGCTCCGGCTCGATGCCGGGACCGTCGTCGTCCACCACCACCCGCACCGTCGAGCGCGCCGCGAGCACCGAGACCACGATCTGCGTCTCGGCATAGCGGCAGGCGTTTCGCAACAGGTTGTTCAGCACCAGCTCGACCTCGGCCTTGGTGGCCAGCGCCCACGCGGCCGCGACGACGGCGCTGACGCGCACCGGCGGCGAACCGGACGGCAGCCGCGCCACCGCCTCACGCACCTCGGTGACCAGTTCCACCGGCTCGGCGGGTGGCAGCTCGCCTGCGTCCGACCGCGCCAGCGCGAGCAGGCCGTCCAGCAGCGCGGTGAGCCGTTCCGACTCGGCGAGCACGTCCTCCAGCGTTTCCTGCGCCAGCGTTGCGTCGGGATTGGCGACGGCGACCTCGGACTGCACCCTGATGGAGGCCACCGGTGAGCGCAGCTCGTGCGCGGCGTCGCCGGTGAAGCGACGCAGCCGCTGCGTGGCCTCCTCCTGCCTGGCGAGCAGTGCGTTGAAGGCGCCCGCGAGCGCGCGCAACTCGTCGGTGGCCTCCGGCAACGGCAGCCGCCTTCCCGCGGGCAGCGTGCGCAGGCTGCGCCGCATCCGGCTCACCGGTGCGAGCGCGGCGCGTACCCCGATCGCCGTCGCCAGCGTGGCCACCAGCGCGCCGAGCAACGCGGCCAGCAACAGCCAGCTCGAGCCGTCGGCGACGGCCTCGGCGAAGCCGACCATCGGTGCGCCGACCACCACCAGCCGCTGCGAGCCGTCCGGCGCCGTGACAACCGAGCCCTGCCAGCGCCAGGTGGGCGCGTCGGAACCGCCTGGTTCGGTCGTGACGGCCAGGCCTGCCTTCAGGTCGCCGATCGCCTCGGTGGGCAACCCGGTCCGCGCTTCGCCGTCCACCGGGCCGCCCGCCGTGTCCAGCACCCGGACCTCGATTCCGCGCGGGCCTTCGGGCAACTCGCCCGCTGCCACCACCGGAGCGGCCGAGCCGAGCACCGAGGCCAGCTCCTCGTCGACGGAACCGACCAGCAGCGGTCCGAGTGCCCTGCCCGCGAGTACCGCGAGCCCGAACAGGAACGCCAGGGTGATCGTCGTGGTGATGAGGGTGATCCGGAAGCGCAGGCTGCGCCGCCGCCACCAGCGGCGCGGCGAGCTCACCCCGCGTTCGCCCCGTTCACGGCGGGGTCGGCCGCGAGGTAGCCGTGGCCGCGCACGGTCTTGAGCAACGACCCCGCACCCGCGGCCTCCAACTTGCGGCGCACGTAACCGACGTAGACCTCCACCACGTTGCGGGTCGCCGCGTGCTCGTCACCCCACACCGCGCGCAGCAGTTCCCCCTTCGTCACGACCGTCCCCGCCCTGCCCACGAGTACTTCCAGCAGCGCGAACTCCCGTGGGCTCAGCACCACCGGCTCGTCGTACCAGTGCACCTGCCTGGTGGCCCTGTCCAGCACGAGCCCGCCGACACGCAGCGGACCACGCGCGGGCTGCGCCGTCGCCCGGCGCAACACGGCCCGCACCTGCGCGACCAGCACCACGAACGAGAAGGGTTTCACCAGGTAGCCGTCGGCACCGAGGTCCAGCCCGTCGGCCTGATCGACCTCACCGTCCTTGGCCGAGATGAGCAACACCGGGGTGTGCACGCCCAACTCACGCAGCCGTTGCAGCACCCGGTAGCCGGACAGCCCGGGAAGCATGATGTCCAGCAGTAGCACGTCGAACGAGCCGGTTCGCGCCAGTCGCAAGGCCTCGGGTCCGTCGGCCGCGGGCACGACGTCCATGCCCTCCGCGGCAAGGCCGCGTTGCAGGGCCTTGCGCACTCCGGGCTCGTCGTCGACCACAAGTACTCGAGGGTTCACGGTTGCCAGCATGCCGCTTTCCTGGTCGTTCGTGCCGCCGCTCTCAGCGCACTCTCAGCATCTCAGGTCCGTCTCAGCGCACGACGTGCAGTGTTCATGGCGAAGGTTCATGGCGAAGTGGGACACACTGGCAAGTAGTGAAAAGGAGGGGCATGGTGAATCCGAAGCGAAGGGCCGTGACCGTGGCTGTGGCGGGCACGGCGGCAGGAGCGGTCGGGCTGGCGTTGCTCGCGCTGCCTGCGGGAGCGGGGGAGGCGCCGGAACTGCCACCGGTCAGCGCGCAGGACCTGGTGGGGTCGGTACTGCGGACGGATGCCCCGGCGCTGTCGGGCACGGTGGAGCTGGACAACCGCCTCGGCCTGCCCGCCGTTCCGGGTATGCCTGCGCTGGAGGCCGACTCCGCCCGGGTCTTCTACGACGGCTCGGGCCGCGGCAGGCTCGCGATCCAGCGCGACACCAGCGAGTACACGGTGGTGCACGGAAAGGACGTGCTGTGGACCTATGACTCGGCCGAGAACACGGTGACCCGCACTCCACTCACCCACGACAGGGCGGCACCGCCCGTCGACGGCGAACTCACCGATCCGGCCACGCTGGCCAACCGCCTCCTCGACGAGGTACGGCAGAGCAGCACGGTGGCAGTCGACGGCACGGCGACCGTCGCCGACCGCGCGGCCTACGAACTGGTGCTGACACCCAAGCCGGAAGAGCGGACGCTGCTGCGGGAAGTGCGCATCGCCGTCGACAGCGAGACGCGGTTGCCGCTGCGGGTGTCGGCGTTCACCAACGGCACCAGCGAGCCCGCGCTTCGGCTGGGATTCACCGACATTTCCTTCGGCGCGCAGCCTGCGCAACTGTTCAGCTTCACCCCGCCGCCGGGGGCCGAGGTGGAGCGGGAACGCCAGAACGGGCCGAGGGGTCCACGGCAGCACGGGCAAGTCGCGCCCGAGGTCGTCGGGTCGGGCTGGGACACCGTGCTGCTCACCAGGATGCCCGCCGACGTCGACACCGGTCGCGACACCGGTCACGACGCGCAAGCGGGCGGTGACCTGCGCGGGATGCTGGAACAGGTCGGGCAGCGGGTGCGCGGGCCGTACGGCTCCGGCTACCTGATCGAGACCACCGTGGCGACGGCACTGATCACCGACGACGGCAGGGTCGCCGTCGGTGCGGTGCCCGAACAGGTGCTGACCCAGGCGTTGGGCCGCCGGTGAGCACGGCACTGACCGGCGTGGCCGTTTCCGAGGAAGCGGCCACGCCGACCGTACCGCTGGCGGCGCGGGCCAGGGGGCTGCGCAAGACCTACGGCAGCACGGTCGCGGTCGACCACGTGGACCTCGACGTACCGCAGGGCGCCGTGCTGGGCATGCTCGGCCCCAACGGCTCGGGCAAGACCACCACCATCCGCATGCTGCTCGGGTTGGTGCGCCCGACGGCGGGGGACGTGCGGCTGCTGGGACACCCCATGCCGGACGGGGCAGGCCGGGCACTGCCCGACGTCGGCGCGCTGGTCGAGGCTCCGGGTTTCCACCCGTTCCTCTCCGGCCGCGAGAACCTGCTGCGCCTTGCCTCGGCGGAGCCGAGACTGGCGACGGCCGGCGTCGCGGGCGCGGTCGATGCCGCATTGGAGCGAGTGGGGCTGTCGTCGGCGGCGGGCCGCCGTTACCGGGCCTACTCGCTGGGTATGAAGCAGCGACTCGGCCTCGCGGGCGCGTTGCTGGTTCCCAGACGCATGGTGGTGCTCGACGAGCCGACCAACGGCCTCGATCCCGCGGGCACCCGGGAAGTACGCGCCATCATCGCGGAGTTGCATGCCGCGGGGGTGACCGTGCTGGTGTCGTCACACCTGCTCGCGGAGGTGGAAGCGACGTGCACGCACGTGGCGGTGCTGCACGAGGGCGGTGTCGTGGCGCAGGGTGAGTTGTCGGAGTTGCTGGAATCGGGCTCGCCCGCGCTGCTGGTGTCCACACCGGACGGCTCGGGAGCGGTGGCGGCACTGCGAGAGCGGCGCGTGCCGTCCCGGTTGACCCCGCAGGGAGTTCGGGTGGACCTTTCCGCCACCACGGCGCCGGAGGTGGTGGCCGCGCTGGTGCACGCCGAGGTGCCGGTGCACGAGGTGCGCAGGGCGCGAACGGGCCTTGAGGACCTGTTCGCGCGACTGACCCAGCAGGAGGGACCGGACGAGCAGCAGGAGGCGGCGACGTGACCACCGATGTGACACCGACCTCGGTATCCGGTGCCGAGCAGAGTGCGGGTCGGCTGCGGGCACCACTGCTGCGGTTGTTGCGAGCCGAGTTGCGTTGGATCTTCCGCAGGCCACGCAACCTTGTGGTGCTCGGGCTGCTCGCCGTCATCCCCGTGATCGTGGGGATAGCGCTGACGCTGGTCGACTCCCCCGGACCGCCCGGCCGGGGCGGCGACGGCAACGGCTCGCTGTTCGCGACGGCGGGCGCGAACGCGCTGGTGTTGCCGATCGGGGCGATGGCGATGACGCTCAGCCTGCTGCTGCCGCTGAGCGCGGCGATGGCGGGAGCCGATGCCATCGCGGGCGAGCAGGCGCACGGCACGCTGCGCGGCATGCTGCTGGCCCCGGTGAGCAGGGGCAGGTTGCTGTTCGTGAAGGCGGTCGGCGTCGCCGTGCTGACCCTCACCGCGGTGCTCGTGATGGCGCTGACCGGCGTGCTCACCGGTCTCGCGATCAACGGAACCGACTCGCTGCTCACGCTGTCGGGTACGACGCTGTCGTTTCCCGGTGCGCTGCTGCGAGTACTGCTGGCTGCAGGGTGGGTGGCGCTGCAGTTGTGGGCGGTCGCCGCCGTCGCGCTGGCCATCTCCGCCACCACCGAGCACCCGATGCTGGTCGTGGCCTCCGTGCTGGCAGGTGTGGTGGTGTTCTCGGTACTGAACCTGCTGGACGCACTGGACTGGCTGCACCCGTTCCTGCTCAACTCCTCGTGGACAGCCATCGGCGACGTGCTGCGCGACCCGATCCCCGCCGACGCGCTCGGCGAGGGCGCGCTGCGGGCGGCGTGCTACCTCGTCATCGGGCTGTGCCTCGCCTACGCGCGGCTGGCCACCAAGGACGGTTGAGCCCGCTTCACCTGCCGATCACCGCGATCCCGTCGGGGTCCAGCGCGAGGTGAACGCGGTCGCCGGGATGGATGTCGTCCGTCATCGACGCGACGGCGTCCACCCGGCCCGTTCCGGTTTCGGGCCGCACGGACAGCCGCACATGATCGCGCCGGTGCACCTTCGCCAACACCTCGGCGCGCTGCCCTTCGGAAGCCACCCGCACGGCGTTGGGCCGAAGGCCCAGTGTCAGCGAACCCGACGGCGCCCAGGGCAGCGGGCACTCGCCGAGCGCGCACCGGAGCACACCGTCGGTCACCTGCCCTGCCAGTACCGTGCTGACGCCGAGGAACCGCGCCACGCGTTCGTCCACCGGCCGCCGCCACACGTCCAGCAGATCGCCCACCTGCCGGATCTCGCCCGCGTCCAGCACGGCGAGCCGGTCGGCGAGGGTGAAGGCCTCCTCCTGGTCGTGCGTGACCAGCAGCGTGGTGATCTTGGCGCGGCGCAACACCTCGGCGAGGTCGATCGCCAACTGCTCCCGCAGTTCCCTGTCCAGCCCGGACAGCGGCTCGTCGAGCAGCAGCAGCCGTGGCCGGGGCGCCAGCGCCCTCGCCAGCGCGACCCGCTGCGCCTCGCCTCCGGACAGCTCGCCCACCGCGCGCCGCTCGTAACCGGACAACCCCACCAGCTCCAGCAGTTCGCTCACCCGTTCCGCCTGCTCAGCGGGGCTCGCGCCGCGCATCCGCAGCCCGAAGGCGACATTGCCCGCGACGTCGCGGTGCCGGAACAGCTGGCCGTCCTGAAAGACCAGCCCGAAGTTGCGGCGATGCACCGGTACCCGCGACAGGTCGGCGTCGTCCCAGCGCACGTCGCCGGTGGCCGAGGGTTCCAGTCCGGTGATGGCCCGCAGCAGCGTCGACTTGCCCGATCCCGACGGCCCGAGCAGGGCAAGCACCTCGCCGTCCGCGATCTCGAGGTCGGCCTGCCGCACCGCGACGAAACCGCCGTAACGCACCGTCAACCCCGACACGGTGAGCATCAGAACTCCCCCACCCGCGCCTGCGGCGAGCGCAGCCGATCGATGACCGCCGCCACCGCGAAGGTGACAACCATCAGCAGCGCGCACGCCGCGTACGCCAACTGGCTGTTCAGCTCCCCGGGCTTGCTCACCAGGCCTGCGATCGCCACCGGCAGGGTCGGCGCCTCCGGCCTGGCGAGGAAGCTGGTGGCGCCGAACTCGCCGAGCGCCACCACGTAGCCGAAGGCCGCCGCCGCCGCGAGAGAGCGGCCGACCAGCGGCAGATCCACCTCCCGCCACACCCGGGCGGGCCGCGCCCCAAGCGTGGCGGCGGCCTGACGCAGCCGCTCGTCCACCGACCTCAGCACGGGCAGCACCATCCGCACCACGAGCGGGATGATGACGAGAGCCTGGGCGAACGGAACCAGCAGCGGCGAGGTGCGCAGATCCCAGGGCAGGTCACCGAGTGTCACCAGATAGCCGAACCCGACCGTCACGGCGGACACACCGAGCGGCAGCATCAACGCCGCATCCATCAGATCGCCGCCGAGGCGTGCCGCACGCTGCCTCGAACGTCGAAACGACACCAGCGTCACCGCCGCGACCACACCGACAAGCATCGCGAAGACCGTGGCGTCGAAGGCCGTGCGCAGCGAGTTCATCGCCGCCTCCCAGCCCGTCACGCTGAGCACCCCGCCCTCGCCCGCGCCGGAGAGCGCGCGGTACCCCGCCAGACTCCAACCGTCCCGGCCGGAAACCGAGCGTACGAGCAGTGCGCCGATCGGCACGGCCAGCAGTGCGATCACACCGAAGGCCGCGCCGACGACCCACAACTCACCCCGTTGCGGCGCCTGCGCCGACCTGGCGCGACCACCCAGAACGGCCGCCTTCTCCCCGCGCCGGCGAGCCACCGCACCGATCGTCAACGCGGCGACGACCGCGGCGAGCTGCACCAGCGAGAGAGCGGCCGCACCGGACAGGTCGAGCAGTTCCACAGTGCGCAGGTAGATCTCGGTCTCCAGCGTGCGCAACCGCGAGCCACCGAGCAGCAGCACGACCCCGAAGCTGGTGGCGCAGAACAGGAACACCACGGCCGCCGCCGACGCGATCGCCGGTGCCAGCGCGGGCAGCGTCACCGATCGAAACGCCTGCCACGGCGAGGCGCCAAGTGCCCGCGCCGCGTCCTCCCCCCTGCGGTCGAGCTGTCCCCACAGCCCGCCGACGGTCCGCGCGACCACCGCGACGTTGAAGAACGCGTTGGCCAGCACGATCGTCACCACCCCGCCACCGGGCCACAGCGTGCGAAACGCCAGCCCGACCACCACGGTCGGCAGCACGAACGGCACCAGCACGAACGTGCGGACGGCGGCGACACCGGGCAGGCGCACCCGGGCGATCAGGTACGCGACCGGGAGCCCGGCAACGACCGCGACCGCGGTGGCGGCCGCCGCCTGCCCGACCGTGAAGGCCGCCAACTCCCAGGTCTGCGCCTGCGCCAGCGTGGTGATCACGGCACCGTCGCTGAAACCCAGCCGCAGGATCGCCACGACCGGCCAGGCGAAGAACACCGCGAGGAAGGCGATCGGCAGTGCGGCCGACAGCGTGCCCGCCGCTACGCTCCCAGCAGCTCGCGCCATTGCTTGATCCAGCGTTCGCGCTCGGTACGCACCTGTTCACCCGGCAACGAGGCGGGCTCGGTGGGCAGCGGAGCCACCTTCTCCCAGCCGGAAGGCAGCGCCACCCCCTGCCGCGCGGGGTAGACGTACATGTTCTCGGCCACGGTGGACTGGAACTGTTGCGACAGCAGGAAGTCCACGACCTGGCCCGCCTTCTGCGGCCGCTGCGTACCCGCGAGCACGCCCGCGTATTCCACCTGCCGGTAGCAGGTGTCCAGCAGCGCCTCGGTGCGTGGCTTGCCCTCGGCGTCGACCTCGGCGGCGGGAGAGGAGGCGTACGACACCACGATCGGGCGCGGCCCCTTGCCGGAAGAACCGGAGAACTCCTGGGTGTAGGCCTGGGTCCAGCCGCTGACCACCTGCACCCCGTTGTCGGCCAGCCTGCGCCAGTAGTCGGTCCACCCCGGCTCGCCGAACTCGGCGACGGTGGCGAGCAGGAACGCCAGCCCCGGCGACGAGGTGGCGGGGTTTTGCACCACGGAAAGGCCGCGGTACTGCGGCTGGGTGAGGTCGTCGAGTGTCCGCGGCAGCGGCAGGTCACGCTCGGCGAACCACTGGGTGTCGACGTTCACGCAGACGTCGCCGACGTCCACCGCCGACAGCCGGTGTTGCCGGTCGATAGCGTAACGCTGCGGGCCACGGTCGGCCTCCGGGCTGGTGTAGGGCTCGAACACGCCCTCGGCCAGAGCCCGTGAGGCGAACGTCGAGTCCACGCCGTACGCGACGTCACCGATAGGGTTGGCCTTGGTGAGGACCAGTTTGTTGGTGAGCTCACCCGCATCGCCCTCCTTGAGCACCCGCACCTTGATGCCCGCGCGCTGCTCGAAAGCGGCGAGCACGTCCTTCGGGACGGCCCAAGAGTCGTGGGTGACCAGCGTGACCGTGACCGGGCCCTGCTCCTGCTCCCCGGAGCCGCCCACCAGCGTGCAGCCTGCGCTGAGCAACACCACCGCGACGAGCGCGGCGATCAGTCGCAGGTGTCTCATGCGGCCTCCGGCAGCTTGCGGGACACCCTCCCCTGCTGTGGCCCACAAACCTGCCACAGCGGGGGCCCACCCCGGTCGGCCCGCACGAGCAGGGCGTCGCAAGCTCCGCGATTGTCCACTCATGCGGCCTCCTTGTCGCCGCGGCAAGGATGGCGCGAGCCTTCCTTCGCCGGCATGATCCGGATCAGGTGCGAACGGTCGTGGGGCTCAGCCCACCTCTCAGCCCGGCTACGCCGGACTCCCGTGGCAGAGGTGCAGCGTACTCGCCCGCACAGCACCATGGACGCATGGCAGACGTACTGAGCGAAGAACGCATCGACGAAGCACTGACGCACCTTCCGCAATGGCGGCGTGACGGCGACGCCATCGAGCGGTCGGTGGAACTGGCCAACTTCCCGCAGGCGATCCAGGTGGTGAACCGGGTCGCGGAGATCGCGGAAAGTGTCAACCACCATCCCGACATCGATATCCGCTGGCGGACCGTGAGGTTCCGGCTCAGCACACACTCCGAAGGCGGTATCACCGAAAAGGACGTGACTCTCGCCGAGGAGATCGACGAGGTGATCGACTCGGTGTGATCTCGGGCATCCTGGGCAACTCCTGACGTGGCAACGGACGTGGTTGTGGGTAGCCGATCCGTGTCGAAGGGAGTGCGCGATGAACCGTTCCGTGCGGCGTTTCCCGTCCGCCTCGGCGCTCGGGCTACTGATCATGATGTTGCTCGGCGCCGGGGTGCTGCCCGCGGCCGCCGCGACGAAGGACACCCAGGAGCAGGCGGCCGGCCCGGCCTCGGACGGGATCGTTCAGGCGCTCGTCGTGGGTAGCACCGCGTTCGCGATGATCATCGCGGTCGCGGGAGGCGTGCTGTTCTACACGGCCAAGGGCAGGCGGCGACCCGGCGACCCGGCGACGGACTCGCCGACGACCCACCCATAACCACCACCGCGAGTCCCCCGCTCTCGCCCGCGAGTCCCGCGCTGCGGCGCGCGAGTCCCGCGTTCCCGTACGCGAGTCCTGCGCTCTCGCCCGCGAGTCCCGCGCTGCGGCGCGCGAGTCCCGCGTTCCCGTACGCGAGTCCTGCGCTGCGGCGCGCGAGTCCCGCATTGCCGACACCGGTCAGTCCGGTGCGCGCAGCACCCGGCCTGCCACCCACGCGATGTCCTGCGCCGTGCGATCCGGGGTGTCGGAGGGCTGCATGACATGGCTGAGCACCACCCGTACCACCACGTCGATCACGACGCCGCGTTGGTGCTCGTCGAAGGGCAACTCGAACCGCGTCAGCCGCTCGGTCAGCACGGCCCTCGCCGTGGAGAGCAGCGAACCCGCGTGGGTGGTGAGCAGTGGAAGCAGGTCGGTGCCCGCGGCATGGGTGGCCGACACGATCGCGTGCAACAGCACGTTATCCTCGGCCAGTTCGAGCACGGCGCGAGCTGCCGACCGGATCGCTGCCATGAGGTCACCCGGGTGCTCGTCGAACGCTCGCTCCACCGCGTCGAGGAAGCGGCCCAACTCGTCGAGCACCATCGCCTCCGCCAGTGCTGACTTGGAGCCCACCTCGTTGTAGACCGTCTGCCTGCTGACCCCGACCGCCTCCGCCAGCCGCCCCATGGTCACGCTCGACCACCCGTCGCGCGCGGTCAACTCGATCGCCGCCGAGATGATCCGCTGCCGGGTATGGCCGCTGCCGGAACCCGTCGCCACGGCCTGTGTCATGACCGCCATCCTAGGCAGGCGTCGCCGCCTCCTCCGCGAGCGCCGACGCCTCCGCCCAGCCGGCCCGCTGCATGATCAACTTGCGGAAGGTGTGCACCTGCCTGCGCCGTTCCACCGTCAGCGCGCCGACCAACCGGTCACCCCGCCGGTACAGTGCCGTGAACCCGGGTCCGGACGCGCCCACGACGGCGACCTCGTCGGCGTGCGGGGTACCCGCGAACTGGATCCGACGGCCGTACCAGTCCGACCAGAAGTACGGCACCGACATCCCACCGGCCGGGGAGCGCGCGCCGACCGCTGCGCTGCCCGCGGCCGCGCCCTGTTCGGTCGCGTTCATCCAGTGCTCCGTGCGCATCAGCTCGCCGTGGAAAACGGCATTCGGGACGTGCGCGACGTCCCCCGCCGCGTACACCCCCGAGGCGCCCTCGGCCGACAGCGTGGCGGTACAGACTATGCCGCCGTCACGGGGGTGCAGCGAGACTCCGCTGCCCGCCAGCCATCCCGTCGCCGGGGCCACACCGGTGCCCAGTACGACGAGTTCGGCGGGAAGCACCGTCCCGCAGGACAGCCGTACGCCGCTGACCCGGCCGTGCCGGGACTCCACCTCGCTGACCCGGGTGTTCAACCGCAGGTCGGTACCCGCCTCACGG encodes:
- a CDS encoding NAD(P)/FAD-dependent oxidoreductase; amino-acid sequence: MERLVVVGASVAGLRAVEAARRGGYSGRITLVGAEDHLPYDRPSLSKSFLEAAGPVRPRPLRGERELREELGVELMLGAQADALDTTAKEVAVAGEPVPYDALVIATGAAPRPLPGAHRVEGVHQLRTVEDALAVRAALDAGARTVVIGAGFIGSEVASAARKRGLPVTVVEADELPLTRSVGPEVGAVCAELHREAGTDLRLNTRVSEVESRHGRVSGVRLSCGTVLPAELVVLGTGVAPATGWLAGSGVSLHPRDGGIVCTATLSAEGASGVYAAGDVAHVPNAVFHGELMRTEHWMNATEQGAAAGSAAVGARSPAGGMSVPYFWSDWYGRRIQFAGTPHADEVAVVGASGPGFTALYRRGDRLVGALTVERRRQVHTFRKLIMQRAGWAEASALAEEAATPA
- a CDS encoding TetR/AcrR family transcriptional regulator, whose product is MAVMTQAVATGSGSGHTRQRIISAAIELTARDGWSSVTMGRLAEAVGVSRQTVYNEVGSKSALAEAMVLDELGRFLDAVERAFDEHPGDLMAAIRSAARAVLELAEDNVLLHAIVSATHAAGTDLLPLLTTHAGSLLSTARAVLTERLTRFELPFDEHQRGVVIDVVVRVVLSHVMQPSDTPDRTAQDIAWVAGRVLRAPD
- a CDS encoding 4a-hydroxytetrahydrobiopterin dehydratase, yielding MADVLSEERIDEALTHLPQWRRDGDAIERSVELANFPQAIQVVNRVAEIAESVNHHPDIDIRWRTVRFRLSTHSEGGITEKDVTLAEEIDEVIDSV
- a CDS encoding thiamine ABC transporter substrate-binding protein, which produces MRHLRLIAALVAVVLLSAGCTLVGGSGEQEQGPVTVTLVTHDSWAVPKDVLAAFEQRAGIKVRVLKEGDAGELTNKLVLTKANPIGDVAYGVDSTFASRALAEGVFEPYTSPEADRGPQRYAIDRQHRLSAVDVGDVCVNVDTQWFAERDLPLPRTLDDLTQPQYRGLSVVQNPATSSPGLAFLLATVAEFGEPGWTDYWRRLADNGVQVVSGWTQAYTQEFSGSSGKGPRPIVVSYASSPAAEVDAEGKPRTEALLDTCYRQVEYAGVLAGTQRPQKAGQVVDFLLSQQFQSTVAENMYVYPARQGVALPSGWEKVAPLPTEPASLPGEQVRTERERWIKQWRELLGA